One part of the Mycolicibacterium aromaticivorans JS19b1 = JCM 16368 genome encodes these proteins:
- a CDS encoding amino acid permease, with amino-acid sequence MTHSSTPPPERIPSKGVSQGTYTDTLERSTGRFASFAVAFAFVSIATGIFTTYGSVLKSSGPLGIWTWPIVIVGQLAVALLLGALAARIPVTGYAYQWVSRLANPILGWITGWISFTFLAIVAVAVDYTVAATVVPALFDFTGTALTSFLITAAILLLQGLLVAVSTKWTERVNNFAVSAELIGMVALVVLLFIVGVFTHKLSAGNLFSRGDIPAEGYWNFGTATAAGPWMLGFLLGAFTIVGFESAANLAEETKRPEVVVPRAMWQAVLASGVLGFLFLLVVTAAVNDPTALAESGTPIADVIRDILGSFVGTALLILVAIAIFACGLVIVMSGVRLTWAMSRDQRFPGWQALHKVSPRTKTPLNATIAMTTISAVILGVFSTSTDALFILFSAATLLPAVIYAITVALYIAKRRQLPQSAAFSLGRWEIPIIVVAVAWLVFALSLFRDASFRQPWLYVLVMVAIGAVYLGYLLITRGRDGLKMPELRSIDTELDQVSGARGVAEDVPQ; translated from the coding sequence GTGACGCATTCTTCCACACCGCCGCCCGAGCGAATCCCGTCTAAAGGTGTTTCGCAGGGCACCTATACCGACACCCTGGAGCGCTCAACGGGGCGATTCGCCTCTTTTGCAGTAGCATTCGCCTTCGTCTCGATCGCCACCGGCATTTTCACCACCTACGGCAGTGTTCTGAAAAGTTCCGGCCCACTGGGCATCTGGACGTGGCCCATCGTGATCGTCGGGCAGCTGGCGGTCGCCCTGCTGCTCGGCGCGCTGGCCGCCCGGATTCCGGTGACCGGCTACGCCTATCAGTGGGTGTCGCGGCTGGCCAACCCGATCCTGGGGTGGATCACCGGCTGGATTTCGTTCACCTTCCTGGCCATCGTGGCCGTCGCGGTGGACTACACCGTCGCCGCGACAGTCGTTCCGGCGTTGTTCGACTTCACCGGCACGGCACTGACGTCGTTCTTGATCACCGCCGCCATCCTGCTGTTGCAGGGTCTTCTGGTCGCGGTCTCGACCAAGTGGACCGAACGGGTGAACAACTTCGCGGTCAGTGCTGAACTGATCGGCATGGTGGCGCTGGTCGTCCTGCTGTTCATCGTGGGTGTGTTCACCCACAAACTGTCGGCGGGCAACTTGTTCTCCCGTGGCGACATCCCCGCCGAGGGCTACTGGAACTTCGGCACGGCGACCGCCGCCGGCCCCTGGATGCTGGGCTTCCTGCTCGGCGCGTTCACCATCGTCGGCTTCGAATCCGCCGCGAACCTGGCCGAGGAGACCAAGCGACCGGAAGTTGTTGTGCCACGGGCGATGTGGCAGGCCGTACTGGCCTCCGGCGTGCTGGGCTTCCTGTTCCTGCTGGTGGTGACGGCCGCCGTCAACGATCCGACAGCGCTGGCCGAGTCGGGAACTCCGATCGCCGACGTCATTCGCGACATCCTCGGCTCATTCGTCGGCACCGCCCTGCTGATCCTGGTCGCCATCGCGATCTTCGCCTGCGGTCTGGTGATCGTGATGAGCGGCGTGCGACTGACCTGGGCGATGTCCCGCGATCAGCGCTTCCCCGGCTGGCAGGCCCTGCACAAGGTGTCCCCCCGCACCAAGACCCCGCTGAACGCCACCATCGCGATGACCACGATCTCGGCGGTGATCCTCGGAGTCTTCTCCACCAGTACCGACGCGCTGTTCATCCTGTTCTCCGCCGCGACCCTGCTGCCTGCCGTCATCTACGCCATCACCGTGGCGCTCTACATCGCCAAGCGGCGTCAGCTGCCGCAGAGCGCAGCGTTCAGCCTCGGCCGGTGGGAGATCCCGATCATCGTCGTGGCGGTGGCGTGGCTGGTGTTCGCGCTGTCGTTGTTCCGCGACGCCTCGTTCCGGCAGCCGTGGCTCTATGTGCTGGTGATGGTGGCGATCGGTGCGGTCTACCTGGGCTACCTGTTGATCACCCGCGGTCGCGACGGACTGAAGATGCCCGAATTGCGTTCCATCGATACCGAACTCGACCAGGTTTCCGGCGCGCGCGGCGTCGCCGAGGACGTGCCACAATGA
- a CDS encoding FGGY family carbohydrate kinase — translation MTVLAIDQGTSGTKAIVVDPDEGVLGLAEVAVHPRYLEGGGVEQSPDELLESVLTAGRGAVAQANRSIDAVSLANQGETVLAWDPDTGRALTPAIVWQDRRAEPLCAAMNEWGEMLARRTGLVLDPYFSAPKMAWLRRNVETAGVVTTSDTWLLYQLTGAFVTDATTASRSLAVDLGAKEWNRELLALFDLDGERLPEIVGNDETIGTTTAFGGEMPVGGIVVDQQAALLAEACFEPGMAKCTFGTGAFLLANTGTTGVRSTTGLTSSVAWRIGGRDTFCVDGQVYTAASAVRWLSSLGIVGGAEEMDAVAAKDSSGVLCVPALAGLAAPWWKSQAKAAISGMTLSTERGHLVLAVLQGIAAQIAELVTAINADTPTPLSTLRADGGLTQSTVLMQTCADILQVPVEVYPSAHATALGAAALARLSQSPNQSLSEVVPDWAPSATYQPSWTGQRANEFRDQWRELAATTYLSQEM, via the coding sequence ATGACCGTCCTGGCCATCGACCAGGGCACGTCGGGCACCAAGGCCATCGTCGTCGACCCCGACGAAGGCGTGCTAGGGCTGGCCGAGGTGGCCGTGCATCCGAGGTATCTCGAGGGCGGTGGCGTCGAACAGAGCCCGGACGAGTTGCTCGAGTCGGTCCTGACCGCCGGGCGCGGGGCGGTCGCCCAGGCGAACCGCTCGATCGACGCGGTCTCGTTGGCCAATCAGGGCGAGACGGTCCTGGCCTGGGATCCCGACACCGGCCGTGCGCTGACACCCGCGATCGTCTGGCAGGACCGCCGTGCCGAACCGCTGTGCGCGGCCATGAACGAGTGGGGGGAGATGCTGGCCAGGCGAACCGGGCTGGTTCTCGACCCGTACTTCTCGGCGCCGAAGATGGCCTGGCTGCGCCGCAATGTGGAGACCGCCGGAGTGGTCACCACGTCGGACACCTGGCTGTTATACCAGCTGACCGGGGCATTCGTGACCGACGCCACCACCGCCAGTCGGTCACTGGCCGTTGATCTGGGCGCCAAAGAATGGAATCGCGAGTTGCTGGCGCTGTTCGATCTCGACGGTGAGCGCCTGCCCGAGATTGTCGGTAACGACGAAACCATCGGGACGACAACGGCATTCGGCGGCGAAATGCCGGTAGGCGGGATCGTCGTCGATCAGCAGGCAGCCCTGTTGGCCGAGGCATGCTTCGAGCCGGGCATGGCCAAATGCACCTTCGGGACCGGCGCATTCCTGCTGGCCAACACCGGGACCACCGGCGTGCGCTCGACCACCGGATTGACCTCCTCGGTGGCGTGGCGGATCGGGGGCCGCGACACGTTCTGCGTCGACGGCCAGGTATACACCGCAGCGTCCGCCGTGCGGTGGCTCAGCTCGCTCGGCATCGTCGGCGGCGCCGAGGAGATGGACGCCGTCGCAGCCAAAGACAGCAGCGGAGTGCTGTGTGTGCCCGCTCTGGCCGGGCTGGCCGCGCCGTGGTGGAAATCTCAAGCGAAGGCGGCCATTTCGGGGATGACGTTGTCGACGGAACGCGGTCATCTTGTGCTGGCGGTCCTGCAGGGCATCGCCGCTCAGATAGCCGAATTGGTCACCGCCATCAACGCCGACACCCCGACACCGCTGAGCACGCTGCGCGCCGACGGCGGACTGACCCAGTCCACCGTCCTCATGCAGACCTGCGCCGATATCCTGCAGGTGCCCGTCGAGGTCTACCCGTCCGCCCACGCCACCGCGCTCGGCGCGGCCGCGCTGGCACGGCTGAGCCAGTCTCCGAATCAGTCTCTGTCCGAGGTCGTTCCGGACTGGGCACCCTCGGCGACCTACCAGCCGAGCTGGACGGGGCAGCGAGCCAACGAATTTCGTGATCAGTGGCGCGAACTTGCCGCCACCACCTACCTTTCGCAGGAGATGTGA
- a CDS encoding NAD(P)/FAD-dependent oxidoreductase, whose product MTTPTAYDVVVIGAGIVGSAIARELSGHQLSVALVEARGDVGDGTSKANTAILHTGFDAKPGTLESAMVHRGYHLLSDYAKRTGIPVERTGAILVAWDQEQLDALPGLRKKAGDNGYHDCEIIDAAAVYADVPNLGPGALGGLTVPDESIICTWTVNLALATDAVNRGTVLLTDHRVDGVDIGADATTVYTSGGEVTARWIVNASGLGADLVDALFGYQRFTVTPRRGELIVYDKLARALVDKIVLPVPTARGKGVLVSPTIYGNVMLGPTSEDLQDRTATGTSEAGFDFLLGKGRALMPRLLEEEVTATYSGLRAAIDNVDYLIEADTAQRYLLVGGIRSTGLTAGMAIAEYVRDQLADAGLSLTPTTELPAPPQMPNLGEAFPRPFQQPDAIAADPAYGRIVCFCERVTEGEIRDACHSVIPPATVEGLRRRTRVMNGRCQAFFCGAEVQSVFDRETDQETPR is encoded by the coding sequence ATGACCACCCCCACCGCCTACGACGTCGTCGTCATAGGCGCGGGCATCGTCGGATCGGCGATCGCCCGTGAACTGTCCGGCCACCAGCTCTCGGTCGCGCTCGTCGAAGCCCGCGGCGACGTCGGCGACGGCACCAGCAAGGCCAACACCGCGATCCTTCACACCGGCTTCGACGCGAAGCCAGGCACGCTCGAGTCGGCGATGGTGCACCGCGGCTACCACCTGCTCTCCGACTACGCCAAGCGCACCGGCATCCCGGTCGAACGCACCGGCGCCATCCTGGTGGCCTGGGATCAGGAGCAACTCGACGCCCTGCCCGGGTTGAGGAAGAAAGCCGGAGACAACGGCTACCACGACTGCGAGATCATCGACGCTGCAGCGGTGTACGCCGATGTCCCGAACCTCGGACCGGGTGCACTCGGCGGCTTGACCGTCCCCGACGAATCGATCATCTGCACGTGGACGGTCAACCTCGCACTGGCCACCGATGCCGTCAACCGCGGAACCGTGCTGCTGACCGACCACCGGGTCGACGGCGTCGACATCGGCGCGGATGCCACCACTGTGTACACCAGCGGCGGAGAGGTCACCGCGCGCTGGATCGTCAACGCGTCGGGGCTCGGCGCCGATCTCGTCGACGCCTTGTTCGGCTATCAGCGGTTCACGGTCACCCCGCGTCGCGGCGAACTCATCGTCTACGACAAGCTCGCCCGTGCTCTGGTGGACAAGATCGTCTTGCCGGTGCCGACCGCGCGCGGCAAGGGCGTACTGGTCAGTCCGACCATCTACGGCAACGTCATGCTCGGACCCACATCCGAAGATCTGCAGGACCGCACTGCCACCGGCACCTCCGAAGCCGGCTTCGATTTCCTGCTGGGCAAGGGCAGGGCCCTGATGCCACGCCTTCTCGAGGAAGAAGTCACCGCCACCTACTCCGGACTCCGCGCGGCCATCGACAACGTCGATTACCTCATCGAAGCCGATACCGCGCAGCGCTACCTCCTGGTCGGCGGCATTCGGTCCACCGGCCTGACCGCGGGTATGGCAATAGCCGAGTACGTCCGGGATCAGCTCGCCGACGCCGGCCTGTCGTTGACGCCGACGACGGAACTGCCTGCTCCCCCGCAGATGCCGAATCTGGGTGAGGCGTTCCCTCGCCCCTTCCAGCAGCCCGACGCCATCGCCGCCGACCCCGCCTACGGGCGCATCGTGTGCTTCTGCGAACGCGTCACCGAGGGAGAGATTCGCGATGCCTGCCATTCGGTGATCCCACCCGCCACCGTGGAAGGACTGCGGCGACGCACTCGCGTGATGAACGGTCGCTGCCAGGCGTTCTTCTGCGGCGCCGAAGTTCAGTCGGTGTTCGACCGTGAGACTGACCAGGAGACCCCCCGATGA
- a CDS encoding NAD(P)/FAD-dependent oxidoreductase codes for MTAAETVDVAIVGAGPAGLTAAADLARNSALNVVVLERESEAGGIPRHSDHPGYGMRDRKTFISGPAYAARLTREARAAGATIRTSATVTGWADDQTLEVTSPQGRYDLTARAIVLATGARERPRPARLIPGDRGAGVYTTGLLQNAVHLKHRTVGRRAVVVGAELVSYSAVLTLKHVGCQTVLMTTEYPSPESYGVFNLAGRSPLLGLQVATRTRVARIIGKPTVTGVEVENLDTGERRIVDCDTVVLTGDWIPDHELARSTGLDIDPGTLGPVVDTALRTSRPGVFAIGNLLHPVDTADIAALDGRHVADQVRAHLAGHRPADAGVPIHAEAPFRWVAPNLLRPGDPPPARHRLLLWTDRLVRIPKVVARQDGAVVGRATLPWPASPGRVFRVPSRILDGVDTRGGPVVLSLAD; via the coding sequence ATGACCGCCGCCGAAACGGTCGACGTCGCGATCGTCGGCGCCGGTCCCGCCGGACTGACAGCCGCCGCCGACCTGGCGCGCAACAGCGCCTTGAATGTCGTCGTACTGGAACGCGAATCGGAAGCCGGCGGGATCCCGAGGCACAGCGATCACCCGGGCTACGGAATGCGCGACCGCAAGACGTTCATCAGCGGACCCGCCTACGCCGCGCGGCTCACCCGGGAGGCCCGTGCCGCCGGCGCGACGATACGCACCAGCGCGACGGTCACCGGTTGGGCTGACGATCAGACTCTCGAGGTCACCTCTCCGCAGGGGCGCTACGACCTCACCGCCAGGGCCATCGTGCTGGCCACCGGCGCCCGTGAACGGCCGCGCCCGGCCCGGTTGATTCCCGGCGATCGCGGGGCGGGCGTCTACACCACCGGCCTGTTGCAGAACGCAGTGCATCTCAAGCATCGCACCGTCGGCCGGCGAGCCGTCGTGGTCGGCGCCGAGCTGGTCAGCTACTCGGCGGTGCTCACCCTCAAACACGTCGGCTGCCAGACCGTCTTGATGACAACCGAATACCCGTCACCGGAGTCGTACGGCGTGTTCAACCTTGCCGGCCGGTCACCGCTGCTCGGACTGCAGGTCGCCACCCGCACCCGAGTGGCACGGATCATCGGCAAGCCGACGGTCACCGGCGTCGAGGTCGAGAATCTCGACACGGGTGAGCGCCGAATCGTCGACTGCGACACCGTCGTCCTGACCGGCGATTGGATCCCAGACCACGAGCTCGCGCGCAGCACCGGCCTCGACATCGATCCCGGAACGCTCGGTCCGGTCGTGGACACCGCGCTGCGTACCAGCCGACCCGGAGTCTTCGCGATCGGCAACCTGCTGCACCCCGTCGACACCGCCGACATCGCCGCACTCGACGGTCGCCACGTCGCCGACCAGGTCCGCGCCCACCTCGCGGGACACCGGCCCGCCGATGCGGGAGTGCCGATCCACGCCGAGGCACCGTTTCGCTGGGTGGCCCCCAATCTATTGCGTCCCGGCGATCCGCCGCCCGCCCGGCACCGGCTGCTGTTGTGGACTGACCGGCTGGTCCGTATTCCGAAAGTCGTTGCCCGCCAAGATGGTGCTGTCGTCGGCCGCGCGACCTTGCCCTGGCCCGCGTCGCCCGGGCGAGTGTTCCGGGTCCCGTCCAGGATCCTGGATGGTGTCGACACTCGTGGTGGCCCGGTCGTTTTGTCGCTTGCCGACTGA
- a CDS encoding energy-coupling factor ABC transporter ATP-binding protein has translation MSTPAVRVEGLHYRYPDGRVALDGVDLSIEPGERVAILGPNGAGKTTLMLHLNGVLTATTGVIEISGITLTRKTLRDIRRRVGLVFQDPDDQLFMPTVAQDVAFGPANFGLTGDALAARVAAALEVVSMTEHADRSPGHLSGGQRRRAALATVLACEPEILVLDEPSANLDPVARRELAETLATLPATMVIVTHDLPYAAQLCDRAIVLDGGAVVADDTVTAVLSNAELLAAHRLELPWGFVVPAR, from the coding sequence ATGAGCACGCCGGCCGTCCGCGTCGAGGGTCTGCACTACCGCTATCCCGACGGCCGCGTAGCGCTCGACGGTGTCGATCTCAGCATCGAGCCCGGCGAACGGGTGGCCATCCTCGGCCCCAACGGGGCCGGCAAGACCACGCTCATGCTGCATCTCAACGGCGTCCTCACCGCCACCACGGGCGTGATAGAGATCAGTGGAATCACGTTGACCCGCAAGACCCTTCGCGATATCCGGCGCCGAGTCGGGCTGGTGTTCCAGGATCCCGACGATCAACTGTTCATGCCCACGGTCGCCCAGGACGTCGCGTTCGGCCCCGCCAACTTCGGGCTCACCGGGGATGCGCTGGCCGCCCGGGTGGCCGCCGCGTTGGAGGTCGTGTCGATGACCGAACACGCCGACCGCAGTCCTGGTCATTTGTCCGGCGGGCAGCGCCGCCGCGCCGCACTGGCCACCGTCCTGGCCTGCGAGCCCGAGATACTGGTGCTCGACGAGCCCTCGGCGAACCTCGATCCGGTCGCGCGGCGGGAACTGGCCGAGACGCTGGCGACGCTGCCGGCGACGATGGTGATCGTCACCCACGACCTGCCGTATGCCGCACAGCTCTGCGACCGGGCGATCGTGCTCGACGGGGGCGCGGTGGTCGCCGACGACACCGTCACCGCCGTGCTGTCCAACGCCGAGTTACTCGCCGCCCACCGGCTCGAATTGCCCTGGGGTTTCGTGGTTCCCGCGCGCTGA
- the cbiQ gene encoding cobalt ECF transporter T component CbiQ → MGAGHSHPLYRDGESVVHRAPAEVKIAGLVLFVLAVVATPREMIWPFAVYAVIVLVVWRVATIPLRWILPRMLIEAPFIVLAVLLPFAEGGERVTVGGLQLSVAGLWAAWGIVVKGTLGVAASLTVAATTSARELPLALSRLGVPGLVTSMLVLMIRYIDLLSAEVSRMRMARVSRGDSPRALHQIGAIAKGVGALFLRSYERGERVYLAMTSRGFDGKVPELAIVGAGPRASGAQWVFALTPAVAAAAVATSAWVLR, encoded by the coding sequence ATGGGAGCCGGGCACTCCCACCCGCTTTACCGGGACGGCGAATCAGTGGTGCACCGCGCACCCGCGGAAGTCAAGATCGCCGGACTCGTGTTGTTCGTCCTCGCGGTGGTGGCCACCCCGCGGGAGATGATCTGGCCGTTCGCGGTCTACGCCGTGATCGTGCTGGTGGTCTGGCGGGTGGCCACGATCCCGCTGCGATGGATCCTGCCGCGGATGCTGATCGAAGCCCCGTTCATCGTCCTGGCCGTGTTGCTGCCGTTCGCCGAGGGTGGCGAACGCGTCACGGTCGGCGGCCTGCAGCTGTCGGTCGCCGGGTTGTGGGCCGCGTGGGGGATCGTGGTCAAGGGCACGCTCGGCGTGGCCGCCTCGCTCACCGTCGCCGCCACCACGTCGGCACGCGAGCTGCCATTGGCGCTGAGCCGGCTCGGGGTGCCGGGCCTGGTGACCTCGATGCTGGTGTTGATGATCCGCTATATCGACCTGCTGTCGGCGGAAGTCAGCCGGATGCGGATGGCGCGGGTCTCTCGCGGCGATTCCCCGCGCGCACTCCATCAGATCGGCGCGATCGCGAAAGGCGTTGGGGCGTTGTTCCTTCGGTCCTATGAGCGGGGCGAGCGCGTCTACCTGGCGATGACGTCGCGCGGCTTCGACGGCAAGGTGCCCGAATTGGCGATCGTCGGGGCCGGTCCGCGGGCCTCGGGGGCGCAGTGGGTGTTCGCGCTGACGCCCGCGGTGGCCGCCGCCGCGGTGGCGACGTCAGCCTGGGTGCTGCGATGA
- a CDS encoding PDGLE domain-containing protein, with protein MSSQGVARSRRFWVGFGVAILLIAGVVSYFASTSPDGLDSATLQGCQVVHTDHGQQLTGQCIAQHASAHTMSASPLADYTIFGHPATSGLAGVIGAVVVLGIAFGGFWLIARSRRAKD; from the coding sequence ATGAGCAGCCAGGGGGTGGCCCGGAGTCGGCGGTTCTGGGTCGGTTTCGGGGTGGCGATCCTGCTGATCGCCGGTGTGGTGTCCTACTTCGCCAGCACCAGCCCGGACGGACTGGACTCGGCAACATTGCAGGGCTGTCAGGTCGTCCACACCGACCACGGCCAACAGCTCACTGGCCAGTGCATCGCCCAGCACGCGAGCGCGCACACCATGTCGGCCTCGCCGCTGGCCGACTACACGATCTTCGGCCACCCCGCGACGAGCGGGCTCGCCGGCGTCATCGGCGCCGTCGTCGTGCTGGGCATCGCGTTCGGCGGATTCTGGCTGATCGCGCGCAGCCGCCGCGCGAAGGACTGA
- a CDS encoding energy-coupling factor ABC transporter permease, producing the protein MHMSDGLVNAPTSVMFGVLAIAAVALCGWRARTELDERTVPLAGLVAAFIFAVQMINFPILPGVSGHLLGGALAAILVGPYTGVLCITIVLVVQSLLFADGGVTALGMNITNMALIGVTAGYAAARVLHALVRRRRPGSVPALGVVGFLSALFGTVCAAMGFVAEYAIGGSAPTSLGTVAAYMLGTHVLIGIGEGLITAVTVMAVARSRPDLVYLLRRDRDREAVAA; encoded by the coding sequence ATGCACATGAGCGACGGCCTGGTCAACGCGCCCACCTCGGTGATGTTCGGGGTGCTGGCAATCGCGGCGGTCGCGCTGTGCGGCTGGCGCGCGCGTACCGAACTCGACGAACGCACCGTCCCGTTGGCCGGGCTGGTCGCCGCCTTCATCTTCGCGGTGCAGATGATCAACTTCCCGATCCTGCCCGGCGTGAGCGGGCACCTCCTCGGTGGCGCGCTCGCCGCGATCCTGGTCGGCCCATACACCGGCGTGCTGTGCATCACGATCGTTCTGGTGGTGCAGTCGCTGTTGTTCGCCGACGGCGGCGTGACCGCACTGGGGATGAACATCACCAACATGGCCTTGATCGGCGTCACCGCGGGATACGCCGCCGCGCGGGTCCTCCACGCGCTGGTGCGACGACGTCGGCCCGGGTCGGTACCGGCGCTCGGAGTGGTCGGCTTCCTCTCGGCGTTGTTCGGAACAGTCTGCGCAGCAATGGGATTTGTGGCCGAATACGCGATCGGTGGTTCCGCGCCGACCTCGCTGGGCACAGTGGCCGCCTACATGCTCGGTACCCATGTCCTGATCGGTATCGGCGAAGGGCTGATCACGGCGGTCACCGTGATGGCCGTCGCCCGGTCCCGTCCCGACCTCGTCTACCTGCTGCGCCGCGATCGCGATCGCGAGGCCGTGGCCGCATGA
- a CDS encoding ArsR/SmtB family transcription factor — protein MEAPGDTAKVELASSALADVDIHGWTQRFDLLSDPHRLEILLGLHRAPGICVGDLAAAVGRSENAVSQALRVLRQQGWVTSTRVGRQVSYRLEDHTVHDLLHWIGAAHSE, from the coding sequence ATGGAAGCCCCGGGCGATACGGCGAAGGTCGAGCTTGCCTCGTCCGCGCTGGCCGATGTGGACATCCACGGTTGGACGCAACGTTTCGATCTGTTGTCCGACCCGCACCGTCTGGAGATCCTGCTCGGGCTGCACCGGGCGCCGGGCATCTGCGTCGGTGATCTTGCCGCCGCCGTAGGCCGGTCGGAAAACGCTGTCTCACAAGCACTTCGGGTGCTACGTCAGCAGGGTTGGGTCACCTCGACGCGCGTGGGGCGTCAGGTGAGCTACCGGCTGGAAGATCACACCGTGCACGATCTGCTGCACTGGATCGGTGCCGCTCATTCCGAGTGA
- a CDS encoding zf-HC2 domain-containing protein, protein MDCDVAREALSARIDGEREPVPAARVDEHLTTCDQCGAWYARAIEQTQQLRRLAGRSQVAAVAAPSPPSRKVRPPARIWLRWSLATLGVLQIALAVAQALGLNVGTAAAGHHAMMAGHLLNESTAWSAALGAVMIVAAARPTAAAGLAGVLSIFTAILTAYVVSDAMSGAVSLDRVLSHLPVLAGTVVALLVWRTTQAPGLEPRPDSAGVTADVVLPDNASRGRRRGHLYPTDGAA, encoded by the coding sequence GTGGACTGCGATGTCGCCCGGGAGGCGTTGTCAGCCCGGATCGACGGCGAACGTGAACCCGTTCCCGCGGCCCGGGTCGACGAGCATCTCACCACCTGTGACCAGTGCGGGGCGTGGTACGCGCGGGCCATCGAGCAGACGCAGCAGCTGCGTCGACTGGCCGGCCGGTCCCAGGTGGCGGCCGTCGCTGCGCCGAGTCCGCCGTCGCGGAAGGTCCGCCCACCGGCCCGCATCTGGCTTCGTTGGTCGTTGGCGACACTCGGGGTGCTGCAGATCGCCCTAGCGGTGGCCCAGGCGCTAGGTCTCAACGTCGGCACGGCCGCGGCGGGTCACCATGCCATGATGGCCGGGCATCTACTCAACGAGTCCACGGCATGGTCGGCAGCGTTGGGTGCGGTGATGATCGTCGCGGCGGCGCGCCCGACCGCGGCCGCCGGCCTGGCCGGGGTGCTGTCGATATTCACCGCGATCCTCACCGCCTATGTCGTCAGCGATGCAATGTCCGGTGCGGTGAGCCTCGACCGGGTGCTCTCCCACCTCCCGGTGCTGGCCGGCACTGTCGTGGCGCTGCTGGTCTGGCGCACAACCCAGGCGCCGGGTCTCGAGCCCCGGCCCGACAGCGCGGGCGTCACCGCCGATGTGGTGTTGCCCGACAACGCCTCTCGCGGCCGCCGCCGCGGGCACCTCTACCCCACCGACGGGGCCGCGTGA
- a CDS encoding DUF5134 domain-containing protein — protein sequence MMADLTLRWVVTLLFVLAAAECLSTLAGGDRRSAAVVSQLLHVVMALAMAVMAWPWGAALPTVAPMVFFLLATLWFVAVTASPICAGHRVAGAYHALMMLAMAWMYAVMNGRLLPGQASYAGDPAATAGSSGHAGHAGMNMPGMDMSGTAAAADSSGGGYPPYIDTLNWICTLLFAVAAVYWLYRYLAVRRDRAAATTARPLGILCQSMMAAGMAIMFGVML from the coding sequence GTGATGGCTGACCTCACGCTGCGCTGGGTCGTCACTCTGCTGTTCGTACTGGCCGCCGCCGAATGCCTGTCGACCCTCGCCGGCGGTGACCGGCGCTCGGCGGCGGTCGTCAGCCAACTACTGCACGTCGTGATGGCGCTGGCGATGGCGGTGATGGCCTGGCCCTGGGGCGCGGCGTTGCCGACCGTCGCACCGATGGTGTTCTTCCTGCTCGCGACCCTCTGGTTCGTCGCTGTCACGGCGAGCCCGATCTGCGCCGGTCACCGGGTCGCGGGTGCGTATCACGCGCTGATGATGCTGGCAATGGCCTGGATGTATGCGGTGATGAACGGTCGGCTGCTGCCAGGGCAGGCGTCCTACGCCGGCGATCCGGCGGCCACGGCGGGGTCGTCGGGGCACGCCGGTCACGCGGGGATGAACATGCCCGGCATGGACATGTCCGGGACTGCGGCCGCGGCGGACAGCTCCGGCGGCGGTTACCCGCCCTACATCGACACGTTGAACTGGATCTGCACTCTTCTGTTCGCGGTGGCCGCGGTGTACTGGCTGTATCGCTACCTGGCGGTGCGAAGGGACCGAGCGGCCGCTACGACGGCGCGGCCGCTCGGGATTCTGTGTCAGTCGATGATGGCCGCCGGGATGGCGATCATGTTCGGCGTCATGCTCTGA